Proteins encoded in a region of the Bacteroidota bacterium genome:
- a CDS encoding GNAT family N-acetyltransferase, whose amino-acid sequence MITLRPATPDDLPLLLEWDQQPHVIDSDPSDDWDWETELVRTPDWREQLMAEWNGRPVGFIQIIDPDREVTRYWGETGPGFRAIDIWIGWPEDLGKGYGSMMMKQAIARCFSDPLVHTILIDPLLSNIRAQNFYRRLGFIPVGERRFNEDDCLVMELKRSS is encoded by the coding sequence ATGATCACCCTCCGCCCCGCAACACCCGATGATCTCCCCCTTCTTCTGGAATGGGATCAGCAGCCACATGTCATCGATTCCGATCCATCCGATGACTGGGACTGGGAAACCGAACTAGTCCGTACACCAGACTGGCGGGAACAACTGATGGCCGAATGGAATGGCCGGCCGGTTGGTTTTATTCAAATCATCGATCCCGATCGTGAAGTAACCCGCTATTGGGGGGAAACCGGTCCTGGTTTCCGTGCCATTGATATCTGGATCGGATGGCCGGAGGATTTGGGGAAAGGGTACGGATCCATGATGATGAAACAGGCCATTGCGCGCTGTTTTTCCGATCCGCTGGTTCATACCATACTGATCGATCCGCTACTGTCGAATATCCGCGCACAAAACTTTTACAGGCGACTTGGATTTATACCGGTCGGTGAACGTCGGTTTAATGAAGATGACTGTCTGGTCATGGAGTTGAAGCGATCTTCCTGA
- a CDS encoding glycoside hydrolase family 3 C-terminal domain-containing protein has protein sequence MNRWFMVTLLIFVPLTCWTQSRPISQKVDSVLSLMTLEEKIGQLNQYNDDQSATGPVTLDPDKEGQVRRGEVGSMLNAVGTFRTRKWQEIAMQSRLKIPLIFGQDVVHGYKTTFPVPLAESCSWDLDAMERAARIAAIEASSAGIHWTFAPMVDISRDPRWGRVMEGAGEDPVLGAKIAAARVRGFQGNGYGSTDAVLACVKHLAAYGAAIGGRDYNSVDMSERMLREVYLPPYKAAVKAGAATVMTSFNDINGIPATMNRFLFQTVLRDEWGFTGFVVSDWGAVGEMINHGTVANEYEAARAAILAGTDMDMESRNYKNNLAALVKKGEVPVSVIDESVRRILRKKFELGLFEDPYRFSNPDREKQALNNPAHVEAARDMARKSIVLLKNDKETLPITPKVKTIAVIGPLVKAVKQNKGFWDVEVPGVDSNFIVTQWEGLLDRAGNETKLMYARGCNIEGSDRSGFAEAVEQAGKADLVLLSIGERRDLSGEAKSRSDIRIPGVQTDLFLELVKTGKPVVVLINAGRPLVFPEIQQKASAILYTWWLGSEAGNAIADVLFGDDNPSGKLTMTFPRSVGQIPMYHAYLNTGRPATNDQDRFYRSAYLDESIYPAYEFGYGLSYTSFTYSDLKLSKSMMTPNDSILVSMKVTNTGKRDGEEVVQLYIRDRVASVSRPVKELKDFRKVFFRAGESKTVEFRISIDHLSFYNSSLKWVAEPGLFDIMIGSSSADIRLRGVLELN, from the coding sequence ATGAACCGCTGGTTTATGGTCACGTTGCTGATTTTTGTACCACTCACTTGCTGGACACAATCCAGGCCCATCAGCCAGAAAGTGGATTCAGTCCTTTCCCTCATGACACTGGAAGAAAAAATCGGACAGTTGAATCAGTACAACGATGACCAGTCTGCCACCGGGCCGGTCACCCTCGATCCCGACAAGGAAGGACAGGTCAGACGGGGTGAGGTTGGATCCATGCTCAATGCAGTCGGTACATTCCGCACCCGCAAGTGGCAGGAAATTGCCATGCAATCCCGGTTAAAAATTCCTCTGATCTTTGGCCAGGATGTTGTTCACGGCTACAAAACCACCTTTCCTGTTCCGCTTGCAGAGTCGTGTTCATGGGACCTTGATGCCATGGAAAGGGCGGCACGGATTGCGGCAATTGAAGCCAGTTCTGCAGGAATACACTGGACGTTTGCTCCCATGGTGGATATCAGCCGGGATCCAAGGTGGGGTCGGGTGATGGAAGGAGCCGGGGAGGATCCGGTTTTAGGAGCGAAAATTGCAGCGGCGAGAGTCAGGGGTTTTCAGGGAAACGGATATGGCTCGACCGACGCGGTTTTGGCTTGCGTGAAACACCTGGCAGCCTACGGAGCAGCCATTGGAGGGCGTGATTACAACTCGGTGGATATGAGTGAACGGATGTTGCGCGAGGTGTATCTGCCCCCTTACAAAGCGGCGGTAAAGGCGGGCGCTGCCACTGTAATGACCTCGTTCAATGACATCAACGGTATTCCGGCCACCATGAACCGGTTTTTATTTCAGACGGTGCTCCGTGATGAATGGGGATTTACCGGATTTGTGGTGAGCGATTGGGGCGCGGTGGGTGAAATGATTAACCACGGGACGGTGGCCAATGAATATGAAGCAGCCCGGGCCGCCATCCTGGCCGGTACCGATATGGATATGGAAAGCCGCAATTATAAGAACAACCTCGCCGCACTGGTAAAAAAGGGTGAAGTCCCCGTTTCTGTCATTGATGAATCAGTCCGGCGTATCCTGAGGAAAAAGTTTGAATTGGGGCTGTTTGAGGATCCTTACAGGTTCAGCAATCCGGATCGGGAAAAGCAGGCATTGAACAATCCGGCACATGTGGAAGCAGCCCGGGACATGGCCCGGAAAAGTATCGTGTTGCTTAAAAACGATAAGGAAACCCTTCCCATCACTCCGAAAGTGAAAACCATCGCCGTCATCGGTCCGCTGGTGAAGGCGGTGAAACAGAACAAAGGGTTTTGGGATGTGGAAGTTCCGGGAGTGGATTCAAACTTTATTGTGACTCAATGGGAAGGGCTCCTTGACCGGGCGGGAAATGAAACAAAACTGATGTATGCCCGCGGGTGCAACATAGAGGGAAGTGATCGGTCAGGATTTGCCGAAGCCGTTGAACAAGCCGGGAAAGCAGACCTGGTCCTTCTCAGTATCGGTGAAAGACGGGACCTGTCAGGTGAAGCAAAAAGCCGCAGCGATATCCGCATTCCCGGTGTTCAGACCGACCTGTTTCTCGAATTGGTCAAAACCGGGAAACCGGTGGTGGTGTTAATCAATGCCGGCCGCCCATTGGTCTTTCCGGAGATTCAGCAGAAAGCCTCTGCCATTTTATATACCTGGTGGCTGGGGTCGGAAGCAGGAAATGCGATCGCGGATGTGCTTTTTGGGGACGACAATCCATCTGGTAAACTGACCATGACCTTTCCCCGGAGTGTGGGACAGATTCCCATGTATCACGCCTATCTGAATACAGGCCGGCCGGCTACCAATGATCAGGACCGGTTTTACCGCAGTGCCTACCTGGATGAATCCATCTATCCGGCCTATGAATTCGGTTATGGCCTCAGTTACACTTCCTTCACTTACTCCGATCTGAAGCTCAGCAAATCCATGATGACTCCGAATGATTCGATTCTGGTTTCCATGAAAGTGACCAACACAGGCAAACGGGATGGGGAAGAGGTGGTGCAATTATACATCAGGGATCGGGTTGCTTCGGTCTCCCGACCTGTTAAGGAGTTAAAGGATTTCAGGAAGGTATTCTTCAGGGCCGGCGAATCGAAAACGGTTGAATTCCGGATTTCCATTGACCATCTCTCCTTTTACAATTCATCGCTGAAGTGGGTGGCTGAACCGGGACTATTCGATATCATGATTGGAAGTTCCTCTGCAGATATCCGCCTTCGGGGCGTGTTGGAATTGAACTGA
- a CDS encoding ATP-binding protein — MNPFLLKGYRGPDYFCDRETETETICMSLRNGVDVTLYAYRRLGKSALIRHVFHHLEDEFYCIFTDLWGTKSMQDFCAELGNAVLRSQAFSERGFANRLKEFIQAIGLSVSVGPDGMPGVEMSLLSPDRSFRSLEETLRFISSLDKPVVLAFDEFQDVRKYRDGASMEVKLRTLSQQFTNIRFIYAGSEKYLMSDIFNDYASPFFQSTRMLSLKPVQADLYAAFILKHFEKGGIRIHPEVIRHILEMTHQHTYYVQAICNALYSQKQDVGSVAEFGRFFIPFLEEKRVFYEELPARLSHNQFKVLVAIARIGVVDQPFSHHFLKVSGIIGSSSMKRTFNTLLSQQLIIEDTDGYRLYDVFLEQYLRVGR; from the coding sequence ATGAATCCATTTTTGCTGAAAGGGTATCGGGGTCCCGACTATTTCTGTGATCGGGAAACCGAAACGGAAACCATCTGCATGTCGTTGAGGAATGGGGTGGATGTAACGCTCTATGCCTATAGACGGTTGGGAAAATCGGCCTTGATCCGGCATGTGTTTCATCATCTTGAGGATGAGTTCTACTGCATTTTCACCGATCTGTGGGGAACCAAATCCATGCAGGATTTCTGTGCAGAGCTGGGGAATGCGGTTTTAAGAAGTCAGGCGTTTTCGGAACGCGGATTTGCCAACCGGCTGAAGGAATTTATTCAGGCGATCGGATTGTCGGTGTCGGTGGGTCCCGATGGAATGCCAGGTGTGGAAATGAGCCTGCTGTCTCCCGATCGGTCTTTCCGCAGTCTGGAAGAAACCTTGCGGTTTATCAGTTCGCTGGATAAGCCGGTCGTTCTGGCCTTTGATGAATTCCAGGATGTGAGAAAATACCGGGATGGCGCATCCATGGAGGTGAAACTGCGGACGCTGAGCCAGCAATTTACCAACATCCGGTTCATATACGCGGGCAGTGAAAAATATCTGATGTCGGATATTTTCAATGATTATGCCTCGCCGTTTTTCCAATCCACGCGGATGCTGAGTCTGAAACCGGTGCAGGCCGATCTGTACGCCGCATTTATACTGAAACATTTCGAAAAGGGTGGCATCCGTATTCATCCGGAGGTGATCAGGCATATTTTGGAAATGACCCATCAGCATACCTATTACGTTCAGGCTATTTGTAATGCGCTTTACAGCCAGAAGCAGGATGTGGGGTCGGTTGCGGAATTCGGCCGGTTTTTCATCCCCTTTCTGGAGGAAAAACGGGTCTTCTATGAGGAACTACCTGCCCGGTTGTCTCACAATCAATTTAAAGTGCTTGTGGCCATAGCGCGTATCGGTGTTGTGGATCAACCCTTTTCGCATCATTTTCTGAAAGTGAGTGGCATCATCGGTTCCAGTTCGATGAAACGCACGTTTAACACGTTGCTTTCCCAGCAATTGATCATTGAAGACACCGATGGTTACCGGTTGTATGATGTGTTTCTGGAACAATACCTGCGTGTGGGAAGGTAA
- a CDS encoding nuclear transport factor 2 family protein: MRCLFLLVGLLVSGTVVAQTDTLKSAQLKEQVRQREIAFAQTMADRKPDLFMSFVSEEAVFLNDGDPLVGKEAIAAHWMRYFEGEKAPFSWKPDQVEVSGSGTLGQTTGPVYSPEGKLILRFYSTWKLEPDGVWRIVFDNGYMVCE; encoded by the coding sequence ATGAGATGCTTATTTCTGTTGGTTGGACTGCTGGTTTCCGGAACCGTGGTTGCACAAACCGACACTCTGAAATCCGCTCAGTTGAAAGAACAGGTCCGGCAGAGGGAGATTGCATTCGCTCAAACCATGGCCGACCGTAAACCCGACCTCTTCATGTCCTTTGTGTCTGAGGAGGCGGTTTTTCTGAACGATGGAGATCCCCTGGTGGGAAAGGAAGCCATCGCAGCCCATTGGATGCGGTACTTTGAAGGTGAAAAGGCGCCGTTTTCATGGAAACCTGATCAGGTGGAGGTTTCCGGGTCGGGGACACTCGGACAGACCACCGGTCCGGTTTATTCACCTGAAGGGAAACTCATCCTCCGGTTTTATTCGACCTGGAAGCTGGAACCGGATGGCGTCTGGCGGATCGTGTTTGATAACGGATACATGGTTTGTGAATAA
- a CDS encoding TonB-dependent receptor yields the protein MKTRFHFPLILTGILLSATTERVLAQTPVSGTVTSVSEEPLGYVNVILLGTTSGAMTDETGSFSFLTRETGVGQIQISLVGYQRKVVTVKLGTGKPVKVRVVLEEQDIALSELVVTGSSYSTESVSGLPVSPMEIVTTPGGAADIFQMLKTLPGLTPVSESADLYIRGGDPMESTVLVDQSAIFHPTTFESAYGGLFSLLPPTMVKNLWFSSGGFPAKYGNALSGVLDIETRNEPTDFRINTGWNVAGWDIQTTLPLVREKAGLNLYFKKSETGLLMKLNQNTRPFTSYPSGWTSGGTFSYSYSETGRMKATVLASSDQQGVHVDRPEGSSQFEGQSGNQHVGMAVSDVWNRQLIIKSNISVTQFLRNWKLGVLDLDEKDRSLQTRTDLEWIGKNGQKWYTGGEFRLRKDEFIGKVPASQNDYRLGAAYQTIHPVQSITSGGGYVEWEQAGWFGIPALATRAGVRLDHSADRRSPTADPRLTISGLLSKQWTASLNWGIFHQSAWIPISDRPLITTPLPAMSAIHTVGSVTWEGSDDRTCRLEIWNKTYHDLPLKSGASFTSEGTGYARGLDVVYKGTIGMEIEGWISYGWAVSERKWLDYTQQAPSPADITHNLTWVAKKYLNPFWQIGWNLKLATGKPYTPVSAGIQDSTSGLFSPVYGETHSARLPFYHRLDFRITYTNTFFDHLFLVGYAELLNCLDTSNPMGYSWNSDYTRKTPIQSFFGNRTVVIGASVSF from the coding sequence ATGAAAACCCGATTCCATTTTCCCCTCATCCTTACCGGAATCCTTTTATCAGCAACGACGGAAAGGGTCCTGGCACAGACTCCGGTTTCTGGAACAGTGACGTCTGTTTCTGAAGAACCGCTTGGCTATGTGAATGTCATTTTACTGGGAACCACCTCTGGTGCCATGACAGATGAAACAGGGTCCTTCTCCTTTCTCACCAGGGAAACCGGCGTGGGTCAGATTCAGATCAGTCTGGTAGGCTACCAGCGGAAAGTGGTCACTGTGAAACTGGGTACCGGCAAGCCAGTCAAGGTTCGGGTGGTTCTTGAGGAACAGGATATCGCACTATCTGAACTGGTGGTGACCGGGTCGTCCTACAGCACCGAGTCCGTGTCGGGATTACCCGTCAGTCCGATGGAAATTGTAACCACACCGGGCGGTGCTGCCGACATTTTTCAAATGCTGAAAACCCTTCCGGGTCTGACTCCTGTTTCTGAAAGTGCCGATTTGTACATCCGTGGCGGCGATCCCATGGAATCAACGGTTCTGGTTGATCAGTCAGCCATTTTCCATCCGACCACGTTTGAATCGGCCTATGGCGGACTTTTTTCACTACTTCCTCCTACCATGGTAAAAAATCTCTGGTTCTCTTCCGGCGGATTTCCGGCCAAATATGGCAATGCCCTGTCGGGAGTTCTCGATATAGAGACACGGAATGAACCGACCGATTTCCGGATCAACACGGGCTGGAATGTGGCTGGCTGGGACATTCAGACCACCCTTCCCCTGGTCAGAGAAAAGGCCGGATTGAATCTGTACTTCAAAAAAAGTGAAACCGGACTTCTGATGAAACTTAACCAGAACACGCGGCCCTTCACATCCTATCCTTCCGGCTGGACATCCGGCGGAACCTTCAGCTACAGCTATTCAGAAACAGGGAGAATGAAAGCAACGGTGCTGGCGTCATCCGATCAGCAGGGCGTCCATGTGGACCGTCCGGAAGGAAGCTCCCAATTCGAAGGACAATCGGGTAATCAGCATGTGGGGATGGCCGTTTCCGATGTGTGGAATCGTCAGCTGATTATAAAATCCAATATTTCCGTCACCCAATTTCTCCGAAACTGGAAACTCGGTGTTCTGGACCTCGATGAGAAGGACCGGTCGCTGCAAACCCGGACCGATCTGGAATGGATCGGAAAAAACGGTCAAAAGTGGTATACAGGCGGGGAATTCAGACTCCGGAAGGATGAATTTATCGGGAAAGTACCAGCCTCACAGAATGATTACCGTTTGGGTGCCGCTTACCAGACCATTCATCCCGTTCAATCCATCACGTCGGGTGGCGGATATGTTGAATGGGAGCAAGCCGGTTGGTTTGGGATACCTGCACTTGCCACCCGTGCCGGAGTCCGTCTCGATCACAGCGCCGACCGGCGATCTCCCACTGCCGACCCCAGATTGACCATTTCAGGACTGCTATCCAAACAATGGACTGCCAGTCTGAATTGGGGCATTTTCCATCAATCTGCATGGATACCCATTTCAGATCGACCGCTGATCACCACGCCCCTGCCTGCCATGTCGGCTATCCACACCGTGGGTTCGGTGACCTGGGAAGGATCTGACGACAGAACCTGCCGCCTGGAAATCTGGAATAAAACTTACCACGATCTGCCACTGAAATCGGGAGCCAGCTTCACTTCAGAGGGAACGGGATATGCCCGTGGCCTGGATGTGGTTTACAAGGGAACAATCGGAATGGAAATTGAAGGATGGATCAGTTACGGGTGGGCCGTTTCAGAGCGAAAATGGCTCGATTATACCCAACAGGCTCCCTCACCTGCCGATATTACCCACAACCTGACCTGGGTTGCAAAGAAATACCTGAATCCGTTCTGGCAGATCGGCTGGAATCTGAAACTGGCTACCGGGAAACCCTACACACCCGTCTCAGCCGGAATTCAGGACAGCACCTCCGGACTCTTCTCACCGGTCTACGGAGAAACACATTCAGCCCGGCTTCCGTTCTACCATCGTCTGGATTTCCGGATCACCTATACCAATACTTTTTTTGATCACCTGTTTCTGGTTGGATATGCAGAACTGCTCAATTGTCTGGATACCAGCAATCCGATGGGCTATTCATGGAATTCGGATTATACCAGAAAAACGCCGATTCAAAGCTTCTTCGGCAACCGGACGGTGGTAATCGGAGCGTCCGTTTCCTTTTAA
- a CDS encoding transcriptional regulator, producing MTDFDYKKLDDIIHSRIRLAVMAVLMTVTEADFTFLKKQVNATDGNLSVSLKKLEEAGYLKVTKSFIERKPSSKYQLTEEGRTAFKVYIDQIGKLLGK from the coding sequence ATGACCGATTTCGATTACAAAAAACTGGATGACATCATTCATTCCCGGATCCGACTGGCGGTCATGGCCGTTCTCATGACCGTCACAGAGGCTGATTTCACCTTTTTAAAAAAACAGGTGAACGCCACCGATGGCAATCTGAGCGTCAGCCTGAAGAAACTGGAAGAAGCCGGCTATCTGAAGGTGACCAAATCGTTTATCGAACGGAAACCTTCAAGCAAATATCAATTGACCGAAGAGGGACGTACCGCTTTTAAGGTCTACATCGATCAGATCGGAAAACTTCTGGGAAAATAG
- a CDS encoding PQQ-binding-like beta-propeller repeat protein, whose translation MKWLNILYFLLFALLHFSCENNGGGSSSVIKKIWSIKLNKLEGSQGFELPSIDGNYAYFPNGPNIECRELSTGKLIWSYKIVGGGRDYHGSNFSFNSNLIVINDLFSTVSLNKFTGEFIWMAPDSGIQRDYGGMSWIDEDYGYRHPFVTTPKTFIQYDLITGNTIRSIISDSGGVQSIISNQGGIFIGTIKEVRNANNEPLMEFGTVTRYNNNSGLLEYSIKAKPRWFVNTNGYGFYLQTYQNTFSVPVLKDKTGYNVFYDGTTIKFDLETGELVWKYELPITNYRRDFPGAISVFPDEEKGLVFVTGGRDSWFCLDMETGKQLYWKRLSEYDGMIDPSSYDGNRYVFKPHTYGQYEWYIIDITTGEVVEEFDIPDDSILSQDVKNGYVAAFGVGSFYVFKIVR comes from the coding sequence ATGAAGTGGTTGAATATCTTATATTTTTTGTTATTTGCCTTACTTCATTTTTCATGTGAAAATAATGGGGGGGGCTCCTCATCTGTCATAAAGAAAATCTGGTCAATCAAGCTAAATAAACTTGAGGGATCACAAGGTTTTGAATTGCCATCCATTGATGGTAACTATGCCTACTTTCCGAATGGTCCAAATATCGAATGCAGGGAACTTTCAACAGGAAAACTGATCTGGAGTTATAAAATAGTTGGTGGAGGAAGAGACTATCATGGCTCCAATTTCTCATTTAACTCCAATTTAATTGTAATAAATGATCTATTCTCAACCGTTTCCCTAAATAAATTTACAGGTGAGTTTATTTGGATGGCCCCTGATTCAGGTATACAACGGGATTATGGGGGAATGAGTTGGATTGATGAGGATTATGGTTACCGGCATCCATTCGTGACTACTCCAAAGACATTTATTCAATATGATTTAATAACTGGAAACACAATCCGTTCTATTATTTCCGATTCAGGGGGCGTTCAATCAATCATTTCCAATCAAGGCGGAATATTTATTGGAACTATTAAAGAAGTTAGAAACGCTAATAATGAACCTTTAATGGAATTCGGAACCGTAACAAGATACAATAATAATTCAGGGTTATTGGAATATTCAATTAAAGCAAAACCACGCTGGTTCGTAAATACGAATGGATATGGATTCTATTTGCAAACATATCAGAATACATTTTCTGTTCCAGTCCTGAAAGATAAAACAGGGTATAATGTCTTTTATGATGGTACAACGATTAAATTCGACCTTGAGACTGGTGAATTAGTTTGGAAGTATGAGTTGCCTATAACAAACTACCGACGAGATTTTCCCGGAGCCATCAGTGTATTCCCAGATGAAGAAAAAGGCCTTGTCTTCGTCACCGGCGGCAGGGATAGCTGGTTCTGTCTGGATATGGAAACCGGCAAGCAACTCTATTGGAAGCGGTTGTCGGAATATGATGGCATGATTGATCCATCCAGTTACGATGGCAACCGGTATGTGTTTAAGCCGCATACCTATGGCCAGTATGAATGGTACATCATCGACATCACCACCGGCGAGGTGGTCGAGGAATTCGATATCCCCGATGATTCCATCCTCTCGCAGGATGTGAAGAACGGGTACGTGGCTGCCTTCGGGGTCGGGAGTTTCTACGTATTTAAAATCGTCCGGTAA
- a CDS encoding NAD-dependent epimerase/dehydratase family protein, which translates to MHTVLGSGGSIGRELARELAAITTQIRLVSRNPKAINPTDQLYAADLTDFSTIDGAVAGSSVVYVTVGFDYNTAVWKKTWPPFMKAVVDACKKHSAKLVFFDNMYCYDPSDVPSMTESSRINPSSEKGKVRAEVVRLILDEVKAGTLTALIARAPDFYGPAIANSALFETVFKPLKAGKAAMWFSSADKIHQYIYTPDAARAVAILAQQNDTWNQTWHLPTDQVEWTGRQWTQAIAIELNVKPKLTVLPKMMVRLIGLFVPFLREMPEMMYQNAQDYRFKDDKFRKRFPDFRVTTASEGIRMVVSFQKAGE; encoded by the coding sequence ATGCACACCGTATTAGGTTCGGGCGGATCAATTGGCCGGGAACTAGCCCGGGAACTGGCCGCCATCACCACTCAGATCCGGTTGGTCAGCCGCAATCCGAAAGCCATCAATCCCACCGATCAGCTATATGCCGCCGATCTGACTGACTTTTCAACCATTGATGGAGCCGTTGCCGGATCTTCCGTTGTCTATGTCACGGTGGGTTTTGACTACAACACAGCCGTCTGGAAAAAAACCTGGCCCCCATTTATGAAGGCTGTGGTCGACGCATGTAAAAAGCATTCCGCAAAACTGGTCTTTTTCGACAACATGTATTGCTACGATCCGTCCGATGTCCCTTCCATGACCGAATCCAGCCGGATCAATCCATCCAGTGAAAAAGGAAAAGTAAGGGCAGAGGTGGTCAGACTGATTCTGGATGAAGTGAAAGCAGGTACGCTAACAGCTCTTATTGCCCGTGCCCCCGATTTCTACGGACCTGCCATCGCCAACAGTGCACTGTTCGAAACGGTTTTTAAACCATTAAAGGCAGGAAAAGCAGCCATGTGGTTTTCCTCAGCCGACAAAATTCACCAATACATTTATACCCCCGATGCAGCCAGGGCAGTTGCCATTCTGGCGCAGCAAAATGACACATGGAATCAGACCTGGCATTTGCCAACCGATCAGGTGGAATGGACAGGCCGGCAATGGACTCAGGCCATTGCAATCGAACTGAACGTGAAGCCGAAATTAACAGTTCTTCCGAAAATGATGGTCCGGTTAATCGGATTGTTTGTACCGTTTCTGCGTGAAATGCCCGAAATGATGTATCAGAATGCGCAGGATTACCGGTTCAAAGATGACAAGTTCCGTAAACGCTTCCCTGATTTTCGGGTGACTACAGCTTCAGAGGGAATCCGGATGGTAGTGAGTTTCCAGAAAGCGGGTGAATAA
- a CDS encoding beta-lactamase family protein, with protein sequence MRTLSSVTLISILLIMTGTKAFSQENEHLQEILTDYLDSPEVPGLSFAIIQNGQSWAGAAGNLKTDTPVFMASATKLIITALVLQLKAEEKLSLEDPVTKYLPADVTSRLHVIDGIDYSSSVTIRHLLSHTSGLPDYFEDEQADGSSLQDDLFNGNDQSWTFTDCIQWSKEMEPQFIPGKKGKAHYSDTNFQLLGRILENLTGMPLENLIIERIAHPLQLKSTWLYKDPTDQRPAAIYHNGKPLSIPKAMVSFGPDGGLVSTPSDFVRFLKAFFTGDLFPIEYLTELQQWNSIFFPMQSGLGIQRIHYPWFMDPFGLSPDLIGYVGLSGVVAVYNPENQIFIVGTSNQVTSPSVSFRLVNELLNAVKAK encoded by the coding sequence ATGCGAACTCTTTCCTCTGTAACGCTGATTTCAATTCTGTTAATAATGACCGGAACAAAGGCCTTTTCTCAGGAAAATGAGCACCTTCAGGAAATTCTGACCGATTATCTCGATTCACCCGAGGTGCCCGGACTATCCTTTGCTATCATTCAGAATGGTCAGTCCTGGGCAGGAGCGGCAGGTAACCTGAAGACAGATACCCCTGTTTTTATGGCAAGTGCCACCAAACTGATAATCACCGCACTCGTCCTTCAATTGAAGGCAGAAGAAAAACTGTCGCTCGAGGATCCGGTTACCAAATACCTGCCAGCAGATGTTACCTCCCGATTACATGTGATCGATGGAATCGACTATTCCAGCTCTGTTACCATTCGGCACCTGCTTTCACACACATCCGGGTTACCCGATTATTTTGAGGATGAACAAGCGGATGGATCTTCCCTTCAGGACGACCTGTTCAACGGAAACGACCAGTCATGGACCTTTACCGACTGCATTCAATGGTCGAAAGAAATGGAACCTCAGTTTATTCCGGGAAAAAAAGGAAAAGCCCATTATTCAGATACCAATTTTCAGCTGCTGGGCCGCATTCTGGAAAACCTGACCGGAATGCCTCTGGAGAACCTGATCATTGAACGGATTGCTCATCCTCTTCAGTTGAAATCGACCTGGCTATACAAAGATCCAACAGACCAACGGCCTGCCGCCATTTATCACAATGGGAAACCACTATCCATCCCAAAGGCCATGGTGTCTTTTGGCCCCGATGGCGGACTGGTTTCCACACCATCCGACTTTGTGCGTTTTCTTAAGGCTTTTTTCACGGGAGACTTGTTTCCCATAGAATATCTGACTGAATTGCAACAGTGGAATTCCATATTCTTCCCGATGCAATCAGGGCTGGGAATTCAACGGATTCATTACCCGTGGTTCATGGATCCGTTTGGACTGTCACCCGACCTGATCGGATATGTCGGACTGTCGGGGGTGGTCGCCGTATACAATCCGGAAAATCAGATTTTTATCGTTGGTACATCGAATCAGGTCACATCTCCTTCTGTTTCATTCCGGTTGGTGAATGAGTTACTGAATGCAGTTAAAGCAAAATAA